Proteins encoded by one window of Flavobacteriales bacterium:
- the rplP gene encoding 50S ribosomal protein L16, producing the protein MLQPKRTKHRKMQKGRIKGNANRGSQVAFGTFGLKTMDEGFITSRQIEAARIAVTRYMKREGKVWIRIFPDKPITAKPAEVRMGKGKGAPSHWVAVVKPGRIMFEADGVPIEVAREAMRLAAQKLPVRTKFVVRRDYVE; encoded by the coding sequence ATGTTACAACCGAAAAGAACGAAACATAGGAAGATGCAGAAGGGCCGCATCAAAGGGAACGCCAACCGGGGTAGCCAGGTTGCTTTCGGGACCTTCGGCCTTAAAACAATGGATGAAGGATTCATCACTTCCCGTCAGATCGAGGCTGCCCGTATTGCGGTGACCCGATATATGAAAAGGGAAGGAAAGGTCTGGATACGCATCTTCCCAGACAAACCCATCACAGCAAAACCAGCTGAAGTACGTATGGGTAAAGGTAAAGGTGCACCTAGCCACTGGGTGGCAGTAGTGAAACCGGGACGGATCATGTTCGAAGCGGATGGTGTGCCTATCGAAGTGGCCAGAGAAGCCATGCGATTGGCCGCTCAGAAACTACCGGTAAGGACCAAGTTCGTTGTCCGAAGGGATTATGTAGAATAA
- the rpsC gene encoding 30S ribosomal protein S3, whose product MGQKCHPIGNRLGYIKGWDSSWYGGKDYTDKLVEDHKIRTYLRARLRKASISKIIIERTLKVVTVTIKTARPGVIIGKGGQEVDKLKEELKKLTKKDVQINIYEIKRPELDARLVAESIARQIEGRISYRRAIKMSIASTMRMGAEGIKVMVSGRLNGAEIARTELYKDGRIPLHTFRADIDYALVEAHTTYGRIGVKVWIMKGEVYGKRDLSPTFGLEKKGGKGGRGGNRGGSRGGSRRRDNR is encoded by the coding sequence TGTCATCCAATAGGAAATAGACTGGGTTACATCAAAGGTTGGGACTCCAGCTGGTATGGTGGTAAGGACTATACAGATAAACTCGTAGAAGACCATAAGATCAGGACCTACCTGAGAGCGCGTCTTCGCAAAGCAAGTATATCCAAGATCATCATCGAGCGTACCTTGAAAGTGGTCACCGTGACCATCAAGACCGCACGTCCAGGTGTGATCATCGGGAAAGGCGGGCAAGAGGTAGACAAGCTGAAAGAAGAGCTCAAGAAACTGACCAAGAAGGATGTACAGATCAACATCTACGAGATCAAACGTCCCGAGTTGGATGCCCGATTGGTAGCAGAGAGCATCGCTCGTCAGATCGAAGGCCGTATCTCTTACCGTAGAGCCATCAAGATGAGCATTGCCAGCACCATGCGTATGGGCGCTGAAGGAATCAAGGTGATGGTCTCAGGAAGATTGAACGGAGCTGAGATCGCTCGTACAGAGCTTTACAAGGATGGCCGTATTCCACTTCACACCTTCAGAGCCGATATCGATTATGCTTTGGTAGAAGCCCATACGACTTACGGTCGTATCGGAGTCAAGGTATGGATCATGAAAGGTGAAGTCTATGGAAAGCGTGATCTGTCGCCCACATTCGGACTGGAGAAGAAAGGCGGTAAAGGTGGTCGTGGAGGAAACCGTGGAGGTTCTCGCGGAGGCTCACGTAGAAGAGACAACAGATAA